Proteins encoded by one window of Anaerolineales bacterium:
- a CDS encoding acyltransferase domain-containing protein, with product MKLHRNPIAVVGMASVFPQAPDLTSYWDNILRKVDSIIDVPETHWRIDDYYDPDPTAPDKTYCKRGGFLPEIDFDPLEFGLPPNILEVTDTSQLISLVVARDALIDAGYMNAADHIRERTGVVLGVGGGQKLISPLNSRLQYPIWMRVLRSVGVPEGDIPVIVEKMKAAYVKWEENAFPGALGNVVSGRVANRFDLGGTNTVLDAACASSLSAVNLAVLELVSHRADMMITGGVDTDNSIFMYMCFSKTPAFSKGDRPRPFDTESSGMMVGEGVGMVVLKRLADAERDGDRIYAVIKGLGTSSDGRYKSIYAPRGEGQERALRRAYDDAGFTPDAVGLIEAHGTGTVAGDLTEAQTIARTFKEFTPHKGRIALGSVKSQIGHTKAAAGAAGLIKIVLALHHKILPPMINISEPNPKLGIQDSPLYLNTEARPWITRDGMPRRAGVSAFGFGGTNFHVVVEEYQGEQRGQYRLNRAVQPIVIDAASPADLIREAEARIAALNAENAAQVYRELVTGKPDIPLNHARIGFAAATPIETAEMIKTALDMLRAKPDVEELTHPKGIYYRKFGLELNGRVVALFPGQGSQYVEMARELALNFPELRETFAALDGHFARDGAETLSDVVFPPPTFEEAVRNAQNDALQRTEYAQPAIGAVSAGMWRLLAKAGFKAHFLAGHSFGELSALWAAGALSDEDYFALVRARGKAMSPPAGPTFEAGTMIAVTGTPTQITALPAELGVFTGVRVANHNSSTQAVIAGAKSAVTSAAQHLGTKGYKTTPLQVSAAFHTPLVGHAHAPFAAAVRGVTFRRASVPVYANATGLPYSHEPATMQGMLADHILQAVQFRAQIENIYNDGGFVFVEVGPRSVLTNLVKDILGERPHRVVALNSSRQKDADRQFREGVAYLRVLGVKMGQIDPYMAAPPASLPKKKGMQVKIGGSNYISEKTRKASRDLMNDGWKLSLLSQTPTAPLPVNTVTPPPAKPAEEIPAKPVMETVTMTAPMTAPVIPEMKTAPIVNGSHAAYTQPSPSPIPAGDVLTTLERGITSFSAQQADMTRLQEQYLKHQAEAMSLFFQLVQNQATLAAQNPAPGVIDAVMKGIALFREQQAETLRAHESYIARQADQLNAYVEIIRAGYAALSGALAGGTPIAASTPPPLPIAAAIPVAPPMPIPPKAEAKPTPIPTPAIVSTPAVPAAPSMPPPAPTMEAKPTPMPAPVVVSPPAAAPVVAPVMVAPVAAAPIVNAGMAKALSEALLNVVSEKTGYPAETLELGMDIEADLGIDSIKRVEILGAMRDQFPELPQLKPEELAELRTLGQIVEYMNAHISGAVSVPSISTASVAASTAPLPTPNGYAVSAPANAGMAKALSEALLNVVSEKTGYPAETLELGMDIEADLGIDSIKRVEILGAMRDQFPELPQLKPEELAELRTLGQIVEYMNAHIGGGVPSPLH from the coding sequence ATGAAATTACACCGGAATCCCATCGCCGTCGTTGGTATGGCGTCCGTCTTCCCGCAAGCGCCTGACCTCACCAGTTATTGGGATAATATCTTGCGGAAAGTGGATAGCATCATTGATGTGCCGGAAACCCACTGGCGCATTGATGACTATTATGATCCCGACCCCACCGCCCCTGACAAGACCTACTGTAAACGCGGCGGCTTCCTCCCTGAAATTGACTTCGATCCGCTGGAATTTGGTCTGCCCCCGAACATTCTGGAAGTGACTGATACTTCCCAGTTGATATCGCTTGTCGTGGCACGGGATGCCCTCATTGACGCCGGCTACATGAACGCCGCCGATCACATTCGGGAGCGGACGGGTGTTGTCTTGGGGGTGGGCGGCGGGCAAAAATTGATTAGCCCGCTCAATTCCCGCTTGCAATACCCCATTTGGATGCGTGTGCTGCGCAGCGTGGGCGTGCCGGAAGGCGATATTCCGGTGATTGTGGAAAAGATGAAGGCGGCATATGTCAAATGGGAGGAGAACGCCTTCCCCGGCGCGTTGGGGAATGTTGTCTCTGGGCGGGTTGCCAACCGCTTTGACCTTGGCGGGACGAATACTGTCCTTGATGCCGCTTGTGCCAGTTCCCTAAGTGCCGTGAATTTGGCAGTTCTGGAATTGGTCAGCCACCGTGCCGACATGATGATCACCGGCGGGGTTGATACCGACAACTCCATCTTCATGTATATGTGCTTCAGTAAGACGCCCGCCTTCTCGAAGGGGGATCGTCCGCGCCCCTTTGACACCGAATCGAGCGGGATGATGGTGGGTGAGGGCGTCGGGATGGTTGTCCTCAAGCGGTTGGCAGATGCCGAACGCGATGGGGATCGCATCTACGCCGTGATCAAAGGGCTTGGAACATCCAGCGATGGGCGCTACAAGAGCATCTACGCCCCGCGTGGCGAGGGGCAAGAACGCGCCCTACGCCGTGCCTACGACGATGCTGGTTTCACGCCCGATGCGGTTGGCTTGATCGAGGCGCACGGCACGGGGACGGTGGCGGGCGACCTGACCGAGGCACAGACGATTGCCCGCACTTTCAAGGAATTCACCCCCCACAAAGGGCGGATCGCCCTCGGTAGTGTGAAATCTCAGATTGGGCATACGAAAGCGGCGGCAGGTGCGGCGGGCTTAATCAAGATCGTCCTCGCCCTCCATCACAAAATCTTGCCGCCGATGATCAACATCAGTGAGCCAAATCCGAAATTGGGGATTCAAGACTCGCCGCTTTATTTGAACACGGAAGCGCGTCCCTGGATTACTCGTGATGGAATGCCGCGCCGCGCTGGAGTGAGTGCCTTCGGCTTTGGGGGAACAAACTTCCATGTTGTCGTTGAAGAATATCAGGGCGAACAACGGGGACAATATCGCCTCAACCGTGCCGTACAGCCCATCGTGATCGATGCGGCAAGCCCTGCCGATCTGATCCGCGAAGCAGAGGCGCGGATTGCCGCGCTGAATGCCGAAAACGCCGCACAGGTCTACCGTGAACTCGTCACGGGAAAACCAGATATTCCCTTGAACCATGCGCGGATCGGCTTTGCGGCGGCAACCCCCATCGAAACTGCTGAAATGATCAAAACCGCGCTGGACATGCTCCGCGCTAAGCCGGACGTTGAGGAACTGACCCACCCGAAGGGCATTTATTACCGTAAATTTGGGTTGGAACTCAATGGGCGTGTCGTCGCCCTCTTTCCCGGTCAGGGGTCGCAGTATGTGGAGATGGCGCGTGAACTTGCCTTGAATTTCCCCGAACTGCGTGAGACCTTCGCCGCGTTGGATGGACACTTTGCCCGTGATGGGGCGGAGACCCTCTCCGACGTGGTATTTCCGCCGCCCACCTTTGAGGAAGCCGTTCGCAACGCCCAAAACGACGCATTGCAGCGCACAGAATATGCCCAACCTGCTATTGGCGCTGTATCCGCCGGCATGTGGCGGCTCTTGGCAAAAGCGGGTTTTAAGGCGCATTTCCTTGCCGGACACAGCTTTGGCGAACTTTCTGCCCTTTGGGCAGCCGGTGCGCTCAGCGACGAGGATTATTTCGCCCTCGTCCGCGCACGGGGGAAGGCAATGTCGCCCCCCGCTGGCCCAACCTTTGAGGCGGGAACAATGATCGCCGTGACTGGCACACCAACACAGATTACCGCCCTCCCTGCCGAGTTGGGGGTGTTTACTGGCGTTCGTGTTGCCAACCACAATTCCTCCACACAGGCGGTGATCGCCGGGGCGAAAAGCGCCGTGACAAGCGCCGCGCAGCATTTAGGGACGAAGGGCTACAAGACCACCCCCTTGCAAGTCTCTGCCGCCTTCCATACGCCGTTGGTTGGTCATGCCCACGCGCCCTTTGCCGCAGCCGTGCGAGGCGTCACTTTCCGGCGGGCGTCTGTCCCCGTCTATGCCAACGCAACAGGACTGCCCTACTCCCACGAACCTGCCACCATGCAAGGCATGTTGGCGGATCACATCTTGCAAGCGGTGCAATTCCGGGCGCAGATTGAGAACATCTACAACGATGGCGGTTTCGTCTTTGTGGAGGTCGGTCCGCGTTCTGTACTGACCAACCTTGTAAAAGATATTCTGGGTGAGCGTCCACACCGCGTAGTTGCCCTCAATAGCAGCCGCCAGAAAGATGCGGATCGGCAGTTCCGCGAGGGCGTTGCCTATCTGCGTGTGTTGGGCGTCAAGATGGGGCAGATTGATCCCTACATGGCAGCCCCCCCTGCATCGCTTCCCAAGAAAAAGGGAATGCAGGTGAAGATCGGCGGGTCAAATTACATCAGCGAGAAAACCCGCAAAGCATCCCGCGATTTGATGAATGACGGTTGGAAGCTCAGCCTTCTGAGCCAAACGCCCACCGCCCCGCTCCCTGTGAACACTGTGACCCCGCCCCCGGCAAAACCCGCCGAGGAGATACCCGCCAAACCCGTGATGGAGACTGTAACCATGACCGCGCCCATGACTGCGCCTGTGATACCTGAGATGAAAACGGCACCCATTGTGAATGGGAGTCATGCTGCATATACGCAACCCTCTCCATCACCTATCCCTGCGGGGGATGTTTTGACAACTTTAGAGCGCGGCATTACTTCCTTCAGCGCACAGCAAGCCGATATGACACGCCTTCAGGAGCAGTACCTCAAGCACCAAGCCGAGGCGATGAGCCTTTTCTTCCAATTGGTGCAGAATCAGGCGACGCTTGCCGCGCAAAACCCAGCGCCGGGGGTGATCGATGCTGTGATGAAGGGCATTGCCCTTTTCCGCGAACAACAAGCGGAAACACTCCGGGCGCATGAATCCTACATTGCCCGCCAAGCGGATCAGTTGAACGCTTACGTGGAGATCATTCGGGCGGGCTATGCCGCGCTCTCTGGGGCATTAGCGGGTGGGACGCCTATCGCTGCCTCTACTCCGCCTCCCTTGCCCATTGCGGCGGCAATCCCAGTAGCCCCACCAATGCCTATACCGCCGAAGGCGGAGGCGAAACCAACTCCCATCCCAACACCAGCGATTGTCTCCACCCCCGCTGTTCCCGCTGCGCCGTCCATGCCCCCACCCGCACCAACAATGGAGGCGAAACCAACGCCTATGCCCGCGCCGGTGGTTGTTTCACCCCCCGCCGCCGCACCCGTGGTAGCCCCCGTTATGGTAGCGCCTGTTGCCGCAGCCCCCATTGTCAATGCGGGGATGGCAAAAGCACTCAGCGAGGCGCTGCTGAACGTCGTCAGCGAGAAAACAGGCTATCCAGCAGAAACGCTTGAGCTTGGCATGGATATTGAGGCAGACTTGGGGATCGACTCGATCAAGCGCGTCGAAATCCTCGGCGCTATGCGCGATCAATTCCCCGAATTGCCCCAATTGAAGCCGGAAGAACTTGCCGAACTGCGCACACTTGGTCAGATTGTCGAGTACATGAACGCCCATATCAGCGGCGCGGTGAGTGTGCCAAGTATCAGCACGGCAAGCGTGGCGGCAAGTACTGCCCCTCTACCAACGCCTAACGGTTACGCCGTTTCTGCGCCGGCAAATGCGGGGATGGCAAAAGCACTCAGTGAGGCGCTATTGAATGTCGTCAGCGAAAAGACGGGCTATCCGGCGGAAACGCTTGAACTTGGCATGGATATTGAAGCGGACTTGGGGATCGACTCGATCAAGCGCGTCGAAATCCTCGGCGCCATGCGCGATCAATTCCCCGAACTACCCCAATTGAAGCCGGAAGAACTTGCCGAACTGCGCACACTCGGTCAGATTGTCGAGTACATGAACGCCCACATTGGGGGTGGCGTCCCTAGCCCTTTACACTAG
- a CDS encoding transporter substrate-binding domain-containing protein, producing the protein MHQKRYSLMLLLVAAFALIVTGCGSPAPTVTPRPTATAEAATATPTEVPTEAATTAPTTAATAAPTEAATEPVSAPTVEATSAPTEAATEPVSAPTVEATSVPTEKATEPVSAPTVEATSAPTEKATEKPTEKPTEVAVVASNTPVPPTETPVPPTATPVPPTETPVPPTETPVPPTATPVPPTATATTSIYEPTLNAAGTKIIEYATATAAARKTAAASAPTVAAPATACRSTGELVVGTDAAYPPFENINTTTNVIEGFDIDLLNAIGAKAGFTLKYENAAFDPIFINLAAGQFDLVISAATITEERQKTVAFSNPYFAAGQVIIVRTADAETIKVVGDLAGKTIGVQLGTTGAEAAKNIKDVTIKEYQTAPEAFAALANKDVDAVVNDNVVSLTLILNRPERDLVVTGDPFTVEYYGIAMRLECTELIDKVNAALEEVIKDGTYEDIYKKYLGDAPVKEFRKGSVGVKP; encoded by the coding sequence ATGCATCAGAAACGTTATTCACTCATGCTGCTTTTGGTAGCAGCCTTTGCCCTGATCGTCACCGGCTGCGGTAGCCCCGCCCCGACAGTGACACCCCGTCCAACAGCAACGGCGGAAGCAGCAACGGCTACTCCAACGGAAGTTCCTACGGAAGCAGCAACGACAGCCCCGACAACGGCGGCAACCGCTGCCCCCACTGAGGCGGCAACCGAGCCAGTGAGTGCGCCCACTGTGGAAGCAACAAGCGCCCCCACTGAGGCGGCAACCGAGCCAGTGAGTGCGCCCACTGTGGAAGCAACAAGCGTCCCCACTGAGAAGGCAACCGAGCCAGTGAGTGCGCCCACTGTGGAAGCAACAAGCGCCCCCACTGAGAAGGCAACGGAGAAGCCCACCGAAAAGCCAACCGAGGTAGCGGTTGTGGCGTCGAATACGCCTGTCCCGCCGACAGAAACGCCCGTCCCGCCGACAGCAACGCCCGTCCCGCCGACAGAAACGCCCGTCCCGCCGACAGAAACGCCTGTCCCGCCGACAGCAACGCCCGTCCCGCCGACAGCAACAGCGACCACTTCGATCTACGAGCCGACCTTGAATGCTGCCGGAACGAAGATCATCGAATATGCAACGGCAACAGCCGCCGCCCGTAAAACAGCAGCGGCAAGCGCCCCGACGGTAGCTGCCCCTGCGACAGCTTGCCGCTCAACAGGTGAATTGGTCGTCGGCACAGACGCCGCCTACCCGCCTTTTGAGAACATCAACACGACGACGAACGTGATTGAAGGGTTCGACATTGATTTGTTGAATGCCATCGGTGCGAAGGCTGGCTTCACGTTGAAATACGAGAACGCCGCATTTGACCCGATCTTCATCAATCTCGCCGCTGGTCAGTTTGATCTCGTCATCAGCGCTGCGACGATCACCGAGGAACGACAGAAAACAGTTGCCTTCTCGAATCCGTACTTCGCCGCCGGACAAGTGATCATCGTGCGGACAGCAGACGCCGAGACGATCAAAGTCGTTGGTGATTTGGCTGGCAAGACGATTGGGGTCCAACTTGGGACGACAGGTGCGGAAGCCGCCAAAAACATCAAGGATGTGACAATCAAGGAATACCAGACTGCTCCCGAAGCATTCGCAGCGTTGGCGAACAAAGACGTGGACGCAGTGGTGAACGATAACGTCGTCTCGCTGACGTTGATCCTGAACCGTCCAGAGCGTGATCTCGTCGTGACGGGCGATCCCTTTACGGTGGAATACTATGGGATTGCCATGCGCTTGGAATGCACAGAACTGATCGACAAGGTGAACGCCGCGCTTGAGGAAGTGATCAAAGACGGTACCTATGAGGACATCTACAAGAAGTACCTCGGTGATGCGCCCGTGAAGGAATTCCGCAAGGGCAGCGTTGGCGTCAAGCCGTAA
- a CDS encoding SDR family oxidoreductase, with translation MTAGKKVLVTGGSGDLGGTLCRKAAAVGYAVTATYLTRPERIVAGTPAKIDLTDREALAALLDEVQPDVVFHTAVPPLNTPNLRGSILTTAFNLRDLCPKTTRLIFLSTDMIFDGTKAPYKDDDPPSPLSTYGLAKAEMEGVADTVVRTSLIYDFVAGNKQVDWMLERIQKGERVKLFSDEYRCPIWTETLAEALLELGESIVKGILNVAGAESITRLELGWKILEAFDYDPERYIEAISAESTGRPADLTLDVSKAQLVLKTKLLTVDEALAKFRGESASAQAKD, from the coding sequence GTGACGGCAGGAAAAAAAGTTTTGGTGACGGGGGGAAGTGGGGATTTAGGGGGGACACTTTGCCGTAAAGCGGCGGCGGTGGGCTATGCGGTGACGGCAACCTACCTCACCCGCCCGGAACGAATTGTCGCGGGGACGCCAGCAAAGATTGACCTCACAGATCGGGAGGCGTTGGCTGCCCTTCTAGACGAGGTGCAGCCGGATGTCGTCTTTCATACGGCAGTCCCACCGCTGAATACGCCAAATTTGCGAGGGAGCATCCTGACGACGGCGTTTAACCTCCGCGATCTCTGCCCCAAAACAACACGGTTGATTTTCCTTTCTACGGACATGATTTTTGATGGGACGAAAGCCCCTTACAAGGACGACGATCCACCCTCCCCGCTTTCGACCTACGGCTTGGCAAAGGCGGAGATGGAGGGCGTTGCCGATACCGTAGTACGCACCAGCCTGATCTACGATTTTGTAGCAGGCAATAAACAGGTGGATTGGATGTTGGAGCGTATTCAGAAGGGCGAGCGGGTGAAATTATTCAGCGATGAATACCGCTGTCCAATTTGGACGGAAACCCTTGCCGAGGCACTTCTGGAGCTTGGCGAAAGCATTGTTAAAGGGATTTTGAATGTTGCTGGGGCAGAATCGATCACCCGCCTAGAGCTAGGCTGGAAGATACTCGAAGCGTTTGATTACGATCCTGAACGTTACATTGAGGCAATCTCGGCTGAATCCACCGGACGCCCTGCCGATCTGACGCTCGATGTGAGCAAGGCACAGCTTGTCCTGAAAACAAAGCTGCTCACTGTAGACGAAGCATTAGCAAAATTTCGGGGGGAGTCAGCATCAGCACAAGCAAAAGATTGA
- the rnc gene encoding ribonuclease III, whose protein sequence is MPYTSPTSPDELTRQLPAFAARLGLTFRDLRWLQEALVHKSYTNEDTQTTLADNQRLEFLGDAVLYLLAAEWLHERLPLAREGTLTELRTGIVRNERLATFAEQFELGTMLLMGKGEVKNEGRKRPRNLSSAFEAILAALYLDQGLAAVRQFLRPLFEATPVAALHDEGLKDPRSTLQEWVQRRWGVLPEYREVAIEGSEHAPEFTCHIFVQGEFWGAGKGRSKQAAAMMAAKAALAALQLRDSN, encoded by the coding sequence ATGCCCTACACCTCACCCACTTCGCCCGATGAATTAACGAGGCAGCTTCCCGCCTTTGCTGCCCGCTTAGGACTGACTTTCCGCGATCTGCGCTGGTTGCAAGAAGCGCTTGTTCATAAATCCTATACCAATGAGGACACTCAAACAACACTCGCTGATAACCAGCGCTTGGAATTCCTCGGTGATGCCGTCTTGTATCTGCTGGCGGCAGAATGGCTGCACGAACGGTTGCCTCTCGCCCGTGAGGGGACGCTTACCGAACTGCGGACGGGTATCGTCCGCAATGAACGTCTTGCCACCTTTGCCGAGCAGTTTGAGTTGGGGACGATGCTTCTGATGGGGAAGGGCGAGGTAAAAAATGAAGGGCGAAAGCGCCCGCGCAACCTCAGCAGCGCCTTTGAAGCGATCCTTGCCGCGCTGTACCTTGATCAAGGGTTGGCGGCGGTGCGCCAATTCCTCCGCCCTCTCTTTGAGGCAACACCCGTCGCGGCACTCCACGATGAAGGGCTAAAAGACCCACGCAGTACCCTTCAGGAATGGGTGCAAAGACGGTGGGGCGTGCTGCCCGAATACCGCGAAGTCGCTATAGAAGGGTCAGAACATGCCCCAGAATTCACTTGCCATATTTTTGTGCAAGGCGAATTCTGGGGTGCAGGAAAAGGGCGCAGCAAACAAGCAGCAGCAATGATGGCGGCGAAAGCGGCATTGGCTGCGTTACAATTGAGGGACTCCAATTAG
- the uvrB gene encoding excinuclease ABC subunit UvrB produces the protein MSPNRFELVSDYKPTGDQPQAITTLVQGLEQNLKHQILLGATGTGKTYTIANVVAEVNRPTLILAHNKTLAAQLYAEFKEFFPRNAVEYFVSYYDYYQPEAYVPRLDLYVEKESDINEEIERLRLASAVALLTRRDVLIVASVSCIYGFGSPQAWERSILPVRVGQTIRRNDFLRDLVDILYQRNDLDPKRGSFRVRGDTLEIFPAYTETAYRIALFGDEVERIVHYDPLTGEILEDLEEYKIFPARAYVTEEETLKHAIRDIEVELDERLAELEREGKLLEAQRLKQRTLYDLEMLREIGTCSGVENYSRHFDRRAVGSPPYCLLDYFPEDYLLVIDESHISVPQVRGMYSGDRSRKTTLVDYGFRLPCALDNRPLNFEEFEARSGQIIYTSATPGPYEYQHQEQIAQQVIRPTGIVDPQVNVRPIEGQVDNLLKEISARVVKGERTLVTTLTKRMAEDLSEYLTEMGIRVHYLHSEIDTIQRIEILRDLRLGVYDVVVGINLLREGLDLPEVSLVAILDADKEGFLRSDTSLIQTIGRAARHVNGQVIMYADRMTDSMRRALEETTRRRAIQEAYNQEHGITPQTIIKEVRDLTDRVKAQVAESDQRAKDSDQDIQPQDLSKAELDKLVRELEKAMKQAAKDLEFEKAAALRDQVIELRRIMVLKADDESLQAVGAANDLFDGVEE, from the coding sequence ATGTCGCCCAATCGTTTTGAACTGGTGTCCGATTACAAACCCACTGGCGACCAACCACAAGCGATCACCACGCTGGTGCAGGGTCTTGAGCAGAACTTAAAACATCAAATTTTGCTAGGGGCGACAGGGACTGGCAAAACCTATACGATTGCCAATGTAGTTGCCGAGGTGAACCGCCCCACCCTGATCCTTGCCCATAATAAAACGCTGGCGGCGCAGCTTTATGCCGAGTTCAAAGAGTTCTTCCCGCGCAACGCCGTTGAGTATTTTGTCAGTTACTATGATTACTACCAACCAGAAGCATATGTCCCCCGTCTTGATCTTTACGTTGAGAAGGAATCCGACATCAACGAGGAGATTGAACGGCTGCGTTTGGCATCGGCAGTGGCGTTGCTGACGCGGCGCGATGTGTTGATTGTTGCCTCCGTATCGTGCATCTACGGCTTTGGTAGCCCTCAGGCGTGGGAGCGATCCATCCTCCCTGTCCGCGTTGGGCAGACGATTCGCCGTAACGATTTTCTCCGCGATCTCGTTGATATTCTCTACCAGCGCAACGACCTTGATCCCAAACGCGGTTCGTTCCGCGTGCGGGGCGATACACTCGAAATTTTCCCCGCCTACACAGAAACTGCCTACCGTATCGCCCTCTTTGGCGATGAGGTCGAACGGATTGTCCACTACGACCCGCTGACGGGCGAAATCCTCGAAGACCTTGAGGAATACAAAATCTTTCCGGCACGCGCCTATGTGACCGAGGAGGAGACGCTGAAACACGCCATCCGCGATATTGAGGTTGAGCTAGACGAACGGCTTGCCGAATTGGAGCGAGAAGGGAAACTGCTTGAGGCACAACGACTCAAGCAGCGGACGCTCTACGATTTAGAGATGCTGCGCGAGATTGGCACATGCAGCGGTGTCGAGAATTATAGCCGCCACTTTGACCGCCGTGCGGTGGGATCGCCGCCCTACTGCTTGCTTGATTACTTCCCCGAAGATTACCTTCTGGTCATTGATGAGAGTCATATTTCTGTCCCGCAAGTGCGCGGGATGTACAGTGGGGATCGTTCGCGCAAGACGACGCTTGTTGATTATGGCTTTCGCCTTCCCTGTGCGTTGGATAACCGCCCCCTAAACTTCGAGGAATTCGAGGCGCGTTCGGGGCAAATCATCTATACGAGTGCCACCCCCGGACCTTACGAGTACCAACATCAGGAGCAGATTGCCCAACAGGTGATCCGCCCCACCGGAATCGTTGATCCACAGGTGAATGTCCGTCCCATCGAGGGGCAGGTCGATAACCTTCTCAAAGAGATCAGCGCCCGCGTTGTGAAGGGCGAGCGCACTCTTGTGACGACCCTCACCAAACGCATGGCGGAAGACCTCAGCGAATACCTCACCGAGATGGGGATTCGCGTTCACTACCTCCACAGTGAAATCGACACAATTCAACGGATTGAGATTCTGCGTGATCTGCGCCTCGGCGTTTATGATGTTGTGGTCGGGATCAACCTTTTGCGGGAAGGGTTGGATTTGCCCGAAGTCTCCCTTGTGGCAATTTTGGATGCTGACAAAGAGGGCTTCTTGCGTTCGGATACCTCCCTCATCCAAACGATTGGACGGGCGGCACGCCATGTGAACGGGCAAGTGATTATGTACGCAGATCGCATGACGGACTCTATGAGGCGGGCACTGGAAGAAACAACCCGTCGGCGGGCGATCCAAGAGGCATACAATCAAGAACACGGCATCACCCCCCAGACGATCATCAAAGAGGTGCGCGATCTGACAGACCGCGTGAAGGCACAAGTTGCCGAGAGCGACCAGCGGGCAAAAGACAGCGATCAAGACATTCAGCCGCAAGACCTCTCCAAAGCCGAACTCGATAAGCTGGTTCGGGAGTTGGAAAAAGCGATGAAGCAAGCGGCGAAAGACTTGGAATTCGAGAAAGCCGCCGCCCTGCGGGATCAGGTCATCGAACTACGGCGGATCATGGTACTCAAAGCCGACGATGAATCCTTGCAGGCTGTTGGCGCAGCGAACGATTTGTTTGATGGAGTCGAAGAGTGA
- a CDS encoding DinB family protein — translation MTTTLDKATAQANLKVGRARLWAFIDALPPAAFTAKHDPAGWRIQDHLIHLALWEKSFVAMLRREPRFPAMGIDEEWLKSLGNPPNTDDLINDVLFKAHRDKTTAEVLATLRAEQAALDAALDALSDEELQRDFDYFQPHLAPSGASSKPTILRISGYTYEHYDEHIPWMQALL, via the coding sequence ATGACCACCACACTTGATAAAGCCACCGCACAAGCAAACCTAAAAGTAGGACGGGCGCGGCTGTGGGCATTTATTGATGCCCTTCCCCCCGCCGCGTTCACCGCCAAACATGATCCGGCGGGCTGGCGTATCCAAGATCACCTGATCCATCTTGCCCTGTGGGAAAAGAGCTTCGTGGCGATGCTTCGCCGTGAACCGCGCTTTCCGGCGATGGGCATTGATGAAGAATGGCTGAAATCGCTTGGGAACCCCCCCAACACCGATGATCTAATTAACGATGTCTTGTTTAAGGCGCACCGCGATAAAACAACGGCGGAAGTCCTCGCCACCTTACGCGCTGAGCAAGCGGCGCTTGATGCGGCGCTTGATGCCCTCAGCGATGAGGAATTGCAGCGCGATTTCGATTACTTCCAACCTCACCTTGCCCCCTCTGGGGCAAGCAGCAAGCCAACGATTCTACGCATCAGCGGCTACACCTATGAACACTACGACGAGCATATCCCCTGGATGCAGGCGTTGCTCTAG